ttgtccccacttgaccacctgttgcagcaagtgtggggttttaatctaaaaggcctcgatattatgtaaggagatgcccaagcttatagGCACCACATGTACTTACTCTTATttcatgtgggactatcctaactatacatatgtggtgtttatcgagccacatactccaacaagcAAGCCATTGCATGCACCTAAAAATTTGATCACACAATCTTGAGATAATGAAGGATAATCTATCCAATTAATAAATTTATCACATTCCAACACCATAGACGATGACAATGACAATGGCAGTAAGGACGATATCGATTTATAATCTATTGAAAACATTCTTTTGCAAGCGCTTTCAGATACCAAAATACTgatattgttcttcgtgtttctAAAATAATAATGACAGTTAATAAAACTTTGGCTACCAATTAATGCATATATGGACTTGCTTACGCACCTCAATCTCATCAAAGACTTCCTTGGTAATCTTACGGAGATTTCAAAGAGAATTTCTTCCGGAAGGTGGTGTGACATTGTGTTGCCACTTTCTTCAACTTGCTGGTGTTACCGTGAGAGAGAGAGGTGGGGGAAGAAAATTTCAGAAAATATATAAGTTGTATAAAACCCTAGATCGCCGAAACTTAGGGTTAGCCAATTGTGATCTCTAATAAACTtacggatatatatatatatatatataaaacttagAGTTCTAGTTATACAAGGCAACATAAACTTGAAAGGAAACTCTCCCCATTTTTTTTAGTCAGTTCTGTTTTGCAACCAACGGCAGGTCACGGGATCAGAACTTTAAATTTTACAGTACTATTTATTTttcggaaggaaaaaaaaagattcatTGAAAAGCAAACTACAAACTGACCGGATCACTACTCAATCATGTGGATCACCTCGCCATTCTTAATTAGCTAGAAGTGTTTGCATCCCTATTATGGACATTCTTTATAACTAAAACATAGTACTGGACTCACAATCATTTAACAAGAGAAGGACTTTGATCGGCACTATCCACAATGACcttgttattttcatttttaatgaTGATTTGTGACATTCATCCGTCCTTGCTCCATTAGGTAGGCTTGCAGAAGAGCCTTTTTTTAAATACCTCTACATCTCAACTTTGTGGCCGTGGCTCTGCCAAGAAGTACCCTGTAGGCTTGCAGAAGAGCCTTTTTTTTAAGGGCAACAACATTGTGGTTATTATGAACAACAGAGTATCAATGTTAACTTTCACCCAAATGGTTGGACGAGGCATCCACTGTCCGACTCCATAGCGGTTGCATAGACAGGGCCGTCTTAGTGTTTTTGGGTGCCCTAAACCAACATGATATATGGGGCTTTTTTTTATGATTACTAAATTAAAGTTTAAGTTGGAATTTTCGTTTAGAGGGAGACAAATTAATGTATTTAAAGGGATAATTTGGATCCAGCTATGCGGCCGAAAGCTGCTCAATTATTTGTCTGTAAGAGTTAAAAAGAATGTAGTGCTGTAGGAATTTTGCAACTTCTCCATGAGAGTGAAAAGGATTACACTTCGAGTTTCCTCCTGTTAAGAAGCGTGAATAATCAAATTCTTACTCTTATACAACCTCGATTAAAATTTATAGCTTCTTTTCTTCTGCATATATATAGATGTCATGCTATCTTGGGAATTTATCTAATATTTTCCCTGGGTTAGCTAAACTTTTCAAGCTTATTCCACTGAATCTGCAAGCTTTTACCCATGAAGGACAATGGAGATTTTGGTATCCTTGGATGTTGTTGCAGCATTCTTTGTCTTAGATATGAACAAGCATCATTCAAGAGTCTTCAATGAAGCTTCAAATAAACCATTGGAAGTGTGTCATggcttttcaatttcagttagcTTTTTCTCAAATTTTGGACCCATTTCACCTGAATTCTCCCCGCATTGCAATATAAGGGGGTGAATACCAAAATTCACGTAGAAAGAGGTTTAGGATGAAAATTTGTCAATGATTAAACAACAAATCAGAGCGGCGCAGCCGAAGCATGGTGGGCCCATAACCCACATGTCCCATGATCGAAATCGAAACTTGTCTCTCTCTGATATCTCACACAGAGAAAGAAAGGCTTCCcacgatttttttctttttttcttttctctgatTTTTTTTCCTCCGATATTCTCAGAGACGGGctttccaattttattttttttcattaatttttttttaaataaataataagtaATAATCATGCAATTCGATCTTTCAATGGACAGTACTATTTTCCAAAAGAAAAGATTCTTTGAATAAGCTAATTAATTAAGAAGTACTGCAACTGACTATGATATTATTGCTATCATTTAAAAGAGACTGATCTCCCCATCTAGCTAGCAACAAAAAGACGATCAGTATGACAATATCCACCATGACATTTGTTATCACTTTCAAtgatgacttgcgacattcttcTGTCCTTGCTCCATTTGATAGCTTGTAGAAGAGCCTTTCTCATCCATATGCAGCCGTTGCATATCTTAGAAATccatgggcctaactaacctcgaaaaccggcttgcaaggttaggattGCCCAAGGTTTATTAAGCATGGGACCTAGGTTGTtctaggcgatgtggtactatttaacaccccCCTCAACGACTAGGGCTACACTGAACTGATGAGTATGTCAGCCGCTGACTGGGCTACACAGATGGAGTGGCACAGAAGCCACGGACGCATTGAAGGGGATACAGATTGCCCAAGGTTTATTAAGCATGGGACCTAGGTTGTtctaggcgatgtggtactatttaacaccccCCTCAACGACTAGGGCTACACTGAACTGATGAGTATGTCAGCCGCTGACTGGGCTACACAGATGGAGTGGCACAGAAGCCACGGACGCATTGAAGGGGATACAGAGTGGTACGGAAATCACGGACGCACACTGACGGGGATACGGAGTGGTACGGAAACCACAGATGCACACTGGCGGGGATACAGAGTGGTACGGAAACCACGGACACATGGATAGCGTTGAGAGAGGggtctggctctgataccaagttagaaatccatgggcctaactaacctcgaaaaccggcttacAAGGTTAGGATTGCCCAAGGCTTATTAAGCATGGGACCTAGGTTGtcctaggcgatgtggtactatttagcAGCATAGAGGTACCTCCACCATTGTGGGTGAGCCATTTAAAAGAGACCGATCTTCCCATCTAGCAACATAAAGACATTCAATGTTGACACCGTTCCTAATGACCTTGTTATATTACTTCACTTTCAATGACGAGGCATTGTCCAGCTTAATAGCTATTGCATAGAGGTACCGGCCCCAACAACTGTGGATGAGCCATTGTGTTCTTACGTACCTTAGTTTAGCGAAGCCATGCTAGCAACATACTTATCTGCCACCAATGTCTTTCCTAAATCATGAAGCTTCAGCTTTTTATATGTTttattgtttgggtcatataaacATAACAACTTATCAGCCACCACTAGAATCTCATTGTTTTTGAAActccaaattaaccacaaattcAAGTGACTGATAATTTCTTCCTGTCTAATACTGAAACTTTTGGTCCAAGATTCCTTCACTCCATAATCTTGCATCACCCATATATCAGCCCGGATATTAAAAACATGATACACTAAACATAGACACCCTCCCAGTACTTCCACAGCTAGATCACACATGGGCTCGTCATCTTCCAAAGATATTCCTGGATCGGTCTTTGGATTAGGTATAGGTTCTTGGGGTAGTGACACCTCTTTGAATCTCTCATAGATGATATCAAAAGAGACTAGAACTTTAGAGTCTTGAGCCTTGGTAGACGCaaaccaatgaagagctccattaaCAAGCCCTCCTCCAATGTAATATTGGCTTGGAGAATAAGGTATGTTTTGAATGGTTTTCCATGAGTTTGATTTTAATGAGTAGACATCAAGgtcaacactatcatcatcatcatcgataAACCTTAACAATTTGTAATCGTCAAACTTGTAATCATAACCAAACCCATAAGAATCAATGTCGACATAGCTAGACGGTCTTTGTGGTAAAGTGGGAAATCGCTTGTACTCTTTCGTTGAAGGATTCCAAAGATGTATTTCTTGGCCTTGACAACAACACCCAGAATCATGATGATAACAAATCCCATCACTGAAAATTTCATAAGGACCGTAATCGTAACGAGAACAACATATGCAAAGCAAACCATTGCATGAACCCaaaaatttgatgacgcaatctTGAGATAACGAAGGGTAATCCATCCAATCGATAAATTTATCACATTCCAACACTgcagatgatgacgatgatgttgacaatgttgggtgcaataatcaaaataaagaaaaaatcaaataagcaaaagttattgatacttagctcctttataatggaattgatcgattgacgaaacgaacgagcttctcatatctccacaacagcaacaaggcaaaactttggaaaaacaaagtgagtcacgtgttcaacacgttgcccttaagacattagcgcccggctacactcaagagtgatgctatagccctcacaggacggatatctccaggataaaacaccctactacacctactattagcatatgtagtagatgctcaacttgagcttggcaactccgaaaaaaccgttaaggaaaatcccgaactcttaagaaacgctataaaatattttcccttaggggtccctctaaaatatagagcaacccctttcccatagattttacaaaagtagtgaatttctttatataatggaataaaacaatttaagaagtggaaactccacaatgtgggactaataagtttatatagtttcttaaaactactaaaaattggaaactccacaatgtgggactaaaaagtatCATTCAcagaagaaaacaataaattataattttttttattaaaactttaatttttttttttattaatcgtttccaacaatcccccacatgaatgaaaactcaataaaacatgaaaacacagatagatcttggtaaatcaacatcccaacctcacgatccaaacagattgatcgtgcaagtgttgaaatcatactagtcatttctacgtcctctccctcacacaaaagtgtgtcgaccccagggtcatactatggattgcataaatcataatagtattgagagctttcatctttagttctcacatggtgagactataggtatctttcaccaaagtgaaaaagcatgaactagtgaacccttagtgacctttaggtcctaagttccagtaataccaaaaccatcaaaacgaaaatcacataaaaagcgcaggaaatatcattttaggcagaggtgttaatgaggtcttgaacctttgcttagtgagatattaccggaattacttgctagagacagtgaactatgtcttgaactgctagcatttgatgtaattcgcgataacaaccacgggtgatatctccaagattgctgccaagctcgtgccgttttgtccaatttggccctggacatatcctgtttctcagaatgctctagagaatcaaagctcatattctcataggaagcggcccacttcctcattcagataggtgagtttccataaagagtgttactgctacaccccacttcaatcttaaattgaaactatagaactcattaagacttcttaaaagtcatccttcacatgcagtcacactatcacgtctacaccatagggaagggacagagaataaaattctctgatagtgtttacctttacccaccacaaattagttgtctcattcgaaaccttgatcttggatctgggatctccagtcagcaaggttgagtatccttcatggcaagtttaatttatgagcttaagccccttcccctcgATGTTTTCTAACATCTCTTGGataacctttcgtcaaaggttgcgcgatattctccttggactttatccaatcaatggaaataacgccattgagattagttattttcagctttagctattatagcttggctaacacaagtataatatatagctggcacaggcctatgccagagaggaatgtcttctaaaaacatcttaggcactcgccccctctcgtgctttatctaactcaatactctcagattccataatgaattgagcaatatatgttgtttgtaaatcttccaaaacaaacctctgctagagtgaaaatatccactcgtagacttagactcctctgagtcaactatccagtttacatcacaaagtccctcaaggacagcaagatacctttcataaatcaaaaaaggtaatagagtattttaggtaccataatactctactagtgcatctgaatgctattgctctggactacaagtatatctacttaacttactcttacatataggcaatgtctggacacttacagttcattaaattcatcagacaccctataactcttgagtattcaagttaagatactccactatccttaattttcttgattctacaagaataatcgtacggattacaagcaggcttacaatcacactgattgtatctcttaagcacaaaattcaacataatgagaatgactaagactacatatgttagattattttctaatcctcatccctaagattacatcaacagggcctaagtctttcaagtcaacgttctcattcagcgcatgtttttagtggaa
The nucleotide sequence above comes from Papaver somniferum cultivar HN1 chromosome 8, ASM357369v1, whole genome shotgun sequence. Encoded proteins:
- the LOC113304953 gene encoding F-box/kelch-repeat protein At3g06240-like translates to MDYPSLSQDCVIKFLGSCNGLLCICCSRYDYGPYEIFSDGICYHHDSGCCCQGQEIHLWNPSTKEYKRFPTLPQRPSSYVDIDSYGFGYDYKFDDYKLLRFIDDDDDSVDLDVYSLKSNSWKTIQNIPYSPSQYYIGGGLVNGALHWFASTKAQDSKVLVSFDIIYERFKEVSLPQEPIPNPKTDPGISLEDDEPMCDLAVEVLGGCLCLVYHVFNIRADIWVMQDYGVKESWTKSFSIRQEEIISHLNLWLIWSFKNNEILVVADKLLCLYDPNNKTYKKLKLHDLGKTLVADKFIGDENDESVDLDIYSLKSNSWKTIQNIMYSASKGGNTEDGVLVNGALHWFATTKGQDSEVLISFDIVNERFKEVALPQEPIPNPKTDPGISLEDDMLCDLDGQYWEGVYVYCFRFSMSGQMYG